One genomic window of Caldivirga maquilingensis IC-167 includes the following:
- a CDS encoding 50S ribosomal protein L23: MSTQPIITRFVLTEKAIRLAEKENTLTIVVPRSVNKKVIKDYVEKAYKVKVIDVRTLITMEGEKKAYVRLSSENNAIELLTNLGLL, encoded by the coding sequence ATGTCTACTCAACCAATTATAACTAGGTTTGTTTTAACTGAAAAGGCCATTAGGCTAGCTGAGAAGGAGAATACATTAACCATAGTGGTGCCTAGGAGTGTTAATAAGAAGGTGATTAAGGATTACGTGGAGAAGGCCTATAAGGTTAAGGTCATTGATGTGAGGACATTAATAACAATGGAGGGGGAGAAGAAGGCTTACGTAAGGTTATCAAGCGAGAATAATGCCATTGAATTACTAACTAATTTAGGATTACTGTGA
- the rpl4p gene encoding 50S ribosomal protein L4 has product MSIDLSPLLKNKYEVPAKAKLLNLNGEAVGEVDLPEHFKTPIRLDLIRRAVLSALTARLQPKGTDKEAGLRTSAVSFGTGLGIARVPRIKGNMWPRARIAPNVVKGRRAHPPKVEKRLWERINRKERLLAIRSAIAATAVRELIMARGHLVGDVKAIPLVVVNEFEGISKAADVKNVFKALGVWSDVVKAQGNVRIRAGRGKMRGRRYKEPKSILVVVSRKDAPVIRAVRNMAGVDVVYVDNLSILHLAPGGVPGRLTLWTQGAIERLSNEKLFTVGE; this is encoded by the coding sequence GTGAGTATTGACTTATCTCCATTACTTAAGAATAAGTATGAGGTTCCAGCTAAGGCTAAGTTACTGAACCTTAACGGTGAGGCGGTTGGTGAGGTTGACTTACCTGAGCATTTCAAGACACCGATAAGACTGGACTTAATTAGGAGGGCTGTCTTAAGTGCATTAACTGCTAGGCTTCAACCAAAGGGTACTGATAAGGAGGCTGGGTTAAGGACGTCTGCGGTAAGCTTCGGTACTGGCTTAGGTATAGCCAGGGTTCCTAGGATTAAGGGTAACATGTGGCCGAGGGCTAGGATTGCGCCAAATGTGGTTAAGGGAAGGAGGGCTCACCCACCTAAAGTTGAGAAGAGGCTGTGGGAGAGGATTAATAGGAAGGAGAGGCTTCTGGCAATTAGGTCAGCCATAGCGGCCACCGCGGTTAGGGAGCTTATAATGGCGAGAGGACACTTGGTGGGGGATGTTAAGGCAATACCGCTCGTAGTGGTTAATGAATTTGAGGGAATCAGTAAGGCTGCTGACGTTAAGAATGTGTTTAAGGCCCTTGGAGTATGGAGTGATGTAGTTAAGGCCCAGGGTAATGTAAGGATTAGGGCTGGGAGGGGTAAGATGAGGGGTAGGAGGTATAAGGAGCCTAAGAGCATTCTTGTGGTTGTTTCAAGGAAGGATGCACCAGTAATTAGGGCTGTTAGGAACATGGCTGGAGTCGACGTCGTCTACGTTGATAACCTAAGCATACTACACTTAGCGCCAGGGGGTGTGCCAGGTAGGTTAACATTATGGACCCAGGGGGCTATTGAAAGATTAAGTAATGAAAAGCTCTTCACAGTGGGTGAGTGA
- a CDS encoding 50S ribosomal protein L3, producing MGLKIHRPRRGSMAYYPRKRASDIVPRIRNWPVIDLGKPTLLGFVGYKAGMVHVTVVDDRKTSPFFGKELVKAVTVVETPPLYVVGLRAYAINPLKAELVSVGEAWVNIPNEVRKYIARRIPTLPEKFDTDKALADLQGLLDSVSYIKVIAMTQPYKAGVGKKTPEVLEIPVGGVPTIDEQFKYASGLLGKEVKPTDVFKPGQLVDVIGVTKGKGTQGVIKRFGVKELPRWHKHRKGSRRTGTVGPKPAVMYTQPRMGQMGFHRRTEYNKRILKISDNGSEITPKGGFKHYGIVRSGYMLIEGSTPGVVKRLIAFRYPIRPPFNYDLKQVQAPSVTWVSVMGVSGVS from the coding sequence GTGGGGTTGAAGATTCATAGGCCTAGGAGAGGATCCATGGCCTACTACCCTAGGAAGAGGGCCAGTGACATAGTGCCTAGAATACGTAATTGGCCTGTAATTGACTTAGGTAAACCAACGCTCCTTGGATTCGTAGGATATAAGGCAGGCATGGTTCACGTTACCGTGGTGGATGATAGGAAGACGAGTCCATTCTTCGGTAAGGAACTCGTTAAGGCCGTTACAGTGGTGGAGACTCCACCACTTTACGTGGTTGGTTTAAGGGCTTACGCAATTAATCCCCTTAAGGCTGAATTAGTAAGTGTTGGTGAGGCTTGGGTTAACATCCCCAATGAGGTGAGGAAGTATATTGCGAGGAGGATACCTACACTACCTGAGAAGTTTGATACTGATAAGGCTCTTGCAGACCTACAGGGTTTACTCGACTCAGTGAGTTACATTAAGGTTATTGCAATGACCCAGCCCTACAAGGCTGGTGTGGGTAAGAAGACCCCTGAGGTTCTTGAAATACCAGTGGGTGGTGTACCAACTATTGATGAGCAGTTTAAGTATGCCTCAGGTTTATTGGGTAAGGAGGTTAAGCCCACTGACGTCTTCAAACCCGGTCAACTGGTGGATGTTATCGGGGTCACTAAGGGTAAGGGGACTCAGGGCGTGATTAAGAGGTTTGGTGTTAAGGAGTTGCCTAGGTGGCATAAGCATAGGAAGGGTTCTAGGAGGACTGGGACCGTTGGACCTAAGCCCGCTGTAATGTATACTCAACCAAGGATGGGGCAGATGGGGTTCCATAGGCGCACTGAGTATAATAAGAGGATACTTAAAATAAGTGATAATGGTTCTGAAATAACACCTAAGGGTGGGTTTAAGCACTACGGCATAGTAAGGAGTGGTTACATGCTTATTGAAGGTTCAACACCAGGTGTGGTTAAGAGGCTTATAGCCTTCAGGTACCCCATTAGGCCGCCGTTTAACTATGATCTTAAGCAGGTTCAGGCACCAAGCGTGACTTGGGTAAGCGTAATGGGTGTTAGTGGGGTGAGTTGA